GTTCACCTGCTCTTGCCGCTTCAATAGAGGCATTTAAGGCAAGCAAATTGGTTTGATCTGCAATGGCTTTGACGAGCAAAACAATATCAATAATACGATCCGAAGACACTTTTAAGTTGCCGATTAATGCACCCATTTCTTCTGTCCGGTTATAAATATGGCGCATCTCTTGTTCCAACTTCATGACATGTTGATTACCAACATCTGCATCTTGATTAATATGATGAACAGTCTCGACATTTCTTTCAATTACTTGTGCAATCATCGTCGTTTGAACATCTACTTCATCAATAGACGAATTTGTTTCTTCCGTTAAATTAGCCAAATCTTGACTGATTAAAGATATCTTTTGTTTTAGCTCATTTTTAATGTGATTGTATTGATCATTTCTTATTTTAACGTTTTCCTTTTCGTATTCTTCCAACACAATTTGCATTTCAAGATTAATTAATTTTGAAATAGTTAGCATAATTTGCTCACGAAGAGCAGGTGCTGTCATCTCTTTCACAATCAAATTGATGATTGCTTCTTGGATATGTTGAAAAGTACCCATATACCACTTTGGTTCTAGGCCAATTTTAAAATGCATGCGAGCTAGCTTTCTTTTTCTTTCAATTGCTTCTACATTAAAAGCTCCATCAAACATTGCAATTAAATAGTTCCCTAATGTTTTTTTCAAGCGATCGATTTGGGTACGCTCCTCAATGATTTTACGCAACGATGGAACAGCGAGTATGTTTTGGTAAAATACAGCCGTTACTTCTTCGATACCGTCGCGAACAAATGGCTGACATGCTTTTATTATGTAGAGATCTTCTCGTTTAAGCCCTATTAATACCATCTGTTTTTCTAACTCTGGCATAGTAGACAATTCTATAACTGGTTCAAAGCCATCTTCCAAACTAAACAATTCATCTTTAGAAGCTTCTAACTTCCGTTTCCACCATTTCGCCACATTCTCCACCTCAATCACATAATTGTTTAGTACCTGTATATCATGAAAAATTAAACATTGTCAAACTATTAGTTATAATAGTTATACAAAAATTATACAAATTATGTGTTATCGTTTAAAATAGAGCTATAGGTTTAAATTTTCCACTTGATAAATCTACAGTATAATTGTTATGATAATTCGATACTTTTCAAACTGGAAAGAGGGTTGACGAACAATGACATCTGTCAATTCAACAACATGGCATTATAATATTAAACAAGTTTCTGAAGTAACGGGTCTTTCTAAGCAAGTCATTCGAAAATGGGAAGAACGCTATCAACTTGTTGAACCAAAGCGATTAGACAACGGCCATAGAGTTTACACAGAACAAGATATTCAAATACTGCTAAAGGTACGAAAACTATCCCAACAAGGATATTCTATAAAACAAGCAGCCACAGTTGTCAAAACAATGGAGCCAGAACAAGAATCAGATTCTAAACCAATTCCTGTTCCAACTATCCAACACGAAATGAACGATTATGTTTTTCTTCTACTAGAAAAAGGGGCGCATTGTGACGAAATTGAAATTAACCGAATTCTTCAAGATGCCCATTATGCGCTTGGCTTACCCAAATTTCTATCGACTGTAGTTATTCCTTTGTTACATGAAGTAGGTATGCGATGGGAAAAAGCGGAATGGTCAGAATATCAGGAAGCTGTTATCACGATGGTGATCCGAGATTATTTAGTACAGATTAGACGCAACTATCAATATAAAGACAACGCCCCGCTCATTATGGGGGCATGTTTACCAGGGGAATATCATGAAGTCCCACTCCATATTTTGCTTTTACAAGCGATGTTGCTCGGATGGAAGTCATTTTTAATAGGGAGCTCACCTGCACTAGGGGCAATTGAATCGCTCGTTTCGAAGTTTCAGCCTCAAATTGTTATATTGTCTGCTCTAACAACTATGCCTTTTGAAATGCACCCTGCTCTCTTACAGCAATTAGAGGATTTTGCTTCAAAGTATCCATCTATACAATTTTATTTAGGTGGAGCTGGCGCAATCGAATATACAAAAGATAAAGACTTACATTTCATTACCATTGCTCAAACGATTGAGGAAGTCTTCCAATAACCCTATACGGTCTACAGATGGAAGGGAAGCTTGATACTGCTCCTTTTCATTTGTACGAGCTGTAAGTTTATTTGCTAATTAGTGTTTTCCTGCTCTACATAGATAGCAAGATTGTATATTTTTAACAGCTTATCCTCATATAAACCCTTGAATTGCATATATTTTGTAAAACGGACTTCAGATTATAATGGGGCGGGGGAATTTCGCAGTTGAGTGCAATGATACTTGGAGGATTTCTTTTTTTCAGCGTGAGTATAGGAGGAACAATTGCTTGGGTTTTCTCTAAGCTTTTTCAACATACAACCCAGGGCTTATCATTATTATGTGGCGGATTTTTAGTGGGATTGCTTATACTAGACATCATTCCATCCTCATTTCAAATGTACAAGTCTTTTGGCATCATACTAGGCATTCTCATCGGCTATTTAGTTTTTCAACTACTTAGTAGTTTATTTCACCCGACTAATTATCAAAATCCCTCCGTTTCCTTGCTCGCCATTGCAATGGTCATTCATACAATCCCAATCAGTCTTACAGTAGGTAATTTACTAGGAAACTCTGCATTAAGTATAACGATCACAGCTTCCATTATTCTTCATCATCTTCCTGAAGGATTTGCACTTACAACAGCCTTTCTCTCACAAAGTGAAAAGCTATGGAAGCTATTTATTTATTTCATCGGATTCTCCATTTTCTTTATCATTTTTATTTTAATTGGTCAGTATTGGGATTTAACAATAAGAGCACAAGGAATATTAATGGGCTTATCAATCGGGTTAATCGGGACGGCTAGTATTTCAGAGTTTATTTTGCACCATGTACAAACAGTCACTTTAAAAGCCTTTCTCACCTATATATTATTAGGCTATTTTTTAAGCTATATGTTCCACGTACTTGCAGGATGAATTGTGTCAAAATTGTTTCGGTGACTGGCACGTAAAAAAAACCACTTTTGAAGTGACCCCTAAAAGTTAGACACGGTTATTTCATTTAGGCAGCTTGGATAAACTGAGTTCGGTATTGCACCGGACTCAGTTTTAATTTTGCCTTGATACGTTTTGTGTTGTAATAGTTCATATATTGTTCTAATTCTATTTTAAACTGCTCCACACTTTCGAATTCCTTTAAATAAAGGAATTCGGACTTCATTATGCCAAAGAAATTCTCCATTACGGAGTTATCATGACAATTCCCTTTACGTGACATACTTTGCACAACACCTTTTGCTTTTAGAGCGTGGCGATATTGCTTCATTTGATAATGCCAGCCTTGATCGGAATGCATGAGTAGTTTATGTTCTTCTGGCAAGCGTGCTAAAGCCTTCTCCAACATCTCTGAGACCAATGAATAGGTAGGTCTAGAGCCAATTGTATAGGTGATAATTTCTCCGTTAAACAAGTCTAAAACAGGCGATAAATAAAGCTTTTCGCCAAATAATTTAAACTCAGTAATATCCGTTACCCATTTCTCGTTTGGGGCATCGGCTTTAAAGTTACGATTTAAAATATTATCCGCAATTTTGCCAACTGTCCCTTTATAAGATTTATACTTTTTCATTCTTACTATGCACTTTAAACCAAGCTCTTTCATCATGCGTTGTACTTTCTTATGATTCACCTTTTGCCCACGATTCGCGAGCTCATCACGAATGCGACGGTAGCCGTAACGACCCTCATGTTCGTTATAAATTGCTTGAATTTCGGCCTTTAACTCGGCATCTGAATCTGGTCGATTCATCTTCTTCACTAAATCGTAGTACGTGCTACGTGGAATCTTTGCGAATGCCACGAGAGCCTTCACCGGGTATTTGTACCTTAGTTCATAGATGACCTTTACTTTGTCTTCTTTGGTGATTTTTCCTTGGCTTGAACTAAGGCATTCAACTTTTTTAAATAATCGTTTTCCATACGTAGTCGGTCGATTTCTGCTCGAAGTGCTTCCGGTGAGCCCTCTACTAGTACTTGTTTTGGTTGTTTGTTCGTTTCTTTTTTCATGGATGGACGCCCCTTTTTCCTTGACTGAAGGGCATCGAATCCTTTTGTTTCAAATTGTTTTCTCCAAACACATAGGGTTGAAGGAGCCACTATATGAAAAATAGCAGCTGTTTCAGTTAAGGATGTACCGTGTTCAATCATAAAATTTAGTACGTCTAGTTTAAACTGTGCAGAGTAATTTGTATATTGTTTTACAAAAGCATCAACACCACGTTGTTTATAATGTTTCACCCAAGTTAAAAGATTAGGGTGTAAAACGCCTATTTCTTTGGCAATTGATCTCGCACTTTCATTTCCATTTAAATATCTTAAAACAGCATTTAACTTTTCTTCTCCACTAAATTTAGCCATATAAAAACTGCACCTCCAATTGTTAGATGTGTCTAACAATTGGGGTGCAGTTCATTTTGCCTTAGCAAAGTGGTTTTTTACTCTTACTATTTATTTACTGTCATCAGTGTAAGCGATAAGATTTTCGTAAATTGCGCACGTGTCAAATTGCCTTTTGGATTAAACTTACCATTTGCGCCTTCAATAATTCCTAATTGCTGTAATAAGCCAATCGATGCTACCGCTTCCTGACGCATGTCACCTTTATCTGTAAAAGTATTATTTTTATTAGCCTTTTCTACATCGAATTCTACTGATTCCAAGTAGCTTGCCGTTACATGAGCCATTTCCTCACGTGTAGCCGGTTTATTTGGTTCGAAATTTTCACCATCAAAAATTTCGAGTAATCCATACTCTTGTAAAATCGCTACTTCCTTTGCCCCCCAGAAGCCTTGCATATCTTTGTATGTAGCTGGACCTTCATAATCTTCATTAACATCTAGTCCTGAAGCACGGAAAATCATCGCAGCTAATTGTCCACGTGTTACTTGACCATTCGGATTAAACGTTGTATCCGTAACACCTGTCACTATTCCAGCTTGATAAAGTAATTGGATATAGCTTTCAGCCCAGTGACCAATTGCATCTGTAAAATAACCACCTGGTTTAAGATCAAAATCTGCACGGTTTAATACTGTCAACCAATCATTCACATCTTCATTACTTGCAGTTTGCCATTTTCCCTCTGCATAAACTTCAGCCTTGTAACTATTACCAGATTGAATAAAGCGCATTTGCATAGCATCACCAAATAGCTTTTTAATTTCTTCGTAGTTTTCTTTAAACTCTTTTTCACCCTCAGGATATAAGTTTGTCCCATCTGAATAGCTATCCATTACTGCCTTTAGTGAAACTTTCAAAGTAATGCTATTTTTAGTTGTTACTACAGTCATATTATCAGGATTGTCAATACCTAATTCTGAAAGTAATAGCATTTTGTAGATATCTTGATAAGACATAGACTGCGCTTGGTTTGTTGCTACAACAACCTGATTTGGATGAATAATATTGGCAATATTGTCATTACCTTGAGCTTGTGCTTGTGTAGCAAAACCTCCTGTAAAACAAGCAATACTTAAAGCTCCAGCTAAAATCGTTTTCTTCATTTTTCTTTCCCCTTTCAATTCATAAATTTAGTGTACTAAATCATCTGTTAACAAATCTATAAATATATGTAAATTATTCAAAATTATAATAAAGTCCTATATTTTAAAAACTAAATTTACCGTCTAAATAATTAGTTACATAGGTCTAATTCATTAATACATTTATTCACAAAAGGGATAACTCCTCACCTCATATAGTCTTTTTGATTCACAACAACAACATTTGTACGGTACTCATCTAGTCTTAGAGACCTCCATCTAAAAACATGTAGATGTGCTGTTATTTTTATTCTCCATCAGCACATACTCATACTCTAAGAAGGTAAATTTAAATAGTAATCAGACATATTTTTATATCATTATAATAATTGAGTTTATTATTTGATTTTAGTTCATTGGAAGCAGTACTATGGGAGTGTAACAAAGAAGTCATTTCGCAACGAAACTATTATATTGATGTAACATTATCAGAGGAGGAAGTCAGATGAATTATCAAAACATTACTGTAGCAGGAAGCGGAGTTTTAGGAAGCCAGATTGCTTATCAGTCTGCATTTAAAGGATTTAACGTTACTGTATACGATATTAATGACGATGCTTTAAAAAATGCGCAAGAGCGTATTACAAAGTTAAAACCATTGTATCAGCACGATTTAGGTGCCACACAGGAAGAAGTAGATGCTGCTTACGCTCGTCTATCATTTAATAGTGATTTAGCAGATGCTGTAGCAAATGCTGATTTAGTTATCGAAGCTATTCCTGAAGTTGTAAAAATTAAAACTGAATTTTACACAAACCTTGGTAAAGTTGCACCTGCAAAAACAATTTTTGCTACAAACTCATCCACTTTATTACCTAGCCAATTTGCAGAAGCAACAGGTCGTCCAGAGAAATTTTTAGCATTACATTTTGCTAATACTATTTGGGTAAACAATACGGCTGAAATTATGAAACACCCAGGTACAGATATGAAAGTATTCGATGAAGTGGTGGAATTTGCACGTGCTATCGGCATGGTACCACTACCTTTATATAAAGAACAGCCTGGCTATATTTTAAACTCTTTACTAGTGCCATTTTTAGATGCTGCTGAAATGCTATTAGTAAAAGAAGTAGCTGACCCTGAAACAATTGATAAAACATGGATGATTGGTACTGGCGCTCCTCTTGGACCATTTGCTATTTTAGACGTTGTAGGTATTAATACAGCCCATAACATTGTAGAAGCAAAAGCTGCCGCTACAGGGGATGAAAACATGAAAAAATTAGCTAACCTATTGAAAACAGAGTATATCGATAAAGGTAAATTAGGACGAGCTACAGGTGAAGGCTTCTACCAATACCCTAACCCAAGCTTCGCTAAACCCGATTTCCTAAAAGGCTAGTGCCTGTCACTCATACAATTTAAGCCGCAACATGTCGCACTTAGCGCATGTTACGGCTTTTTTTTAGTGCCTGTCACCCAAACAATTTTATTGATTTAATACTTTTCCCTGAGCACTCACTATTTTAATGTCATATGTACTCTTTTGAGATTGCTCATTTCGGTTTTGAAAATTAATCATTTGATAAACCGTCTCTTCCATCTCCAGCGCTAATTTTTGCGCATCTTTCTCAGAACCATCTATTGTCGTTTGGATAGTAATGAAAGACTGGTGATCCGTCGTTACATGTTTGAATACTGTATAACTTTCAAGACTTTCCACAATCGTTTTAATAAAATTGGATACCCCATTATCGAGATTGATATCCTCTTCATCCCGTGAGGTTAGTTCCCACCGTTCAAAAACAACCGTATAGTCCATAAATGGAGAGGTTTCTATCACACTTTTGGCAATCGGCTCCATATCCTTTTTTACCAAATTAAAATAATCTTCGTCCGCAACAACTTGTAACACCAATTCTTTCTTTGGTGTCGTTTTCACATCTACTCCAACATAGATTGCACGCAACTTATCTTTCAATGTAGCCATACTTAATTGTTCTTGACTAACGAATGAATCCTGCCCCTCATTATTTTTTAAAGTATCATCTGCTAAAAGCCTATCGACAAAGTTAAAAGTAACTATAGTCACTAGTAACACACCAACAATCATTACTATCTTTCTCACCGTGCATTCCCCCCTAATTAGAAGGTATGACATAGAAAACATAAAAAATGCCATCATCCACACGATGTTTCTTGTTAATTTGCATTATTTCATTACTTTAAAAAAAGTTCTTGAGAAACATTTTTAATCATATTACCTTAGCTAAAGAAGGAGGACGATACAATGAAAATCACAATTGAAGAATTACCCGCTTCAAAAATTGCCTTTTTTAGAAACGTTGGTGAATATGGTGAACGACAAAACAAAGGGTTAATGGAGTCTTTTAAACAATGGGCACATTTAAATGACTTGTTGAATCAATCAGCCATATTCGGCATAGCGCAAGATAATCCCGAAATAACTCCTAAAGAGCAATGTCGATATGATGTGGGCATAATGATTCATGAAAATTTCCATGTGTCAAAACCTGCACATGTTGGTACATTTAGTGGCGGGAAATATGCTGTTTTCTTGCTCGACCATACTAAAGAAGCAATCAGCACATTTTGGAACACTGTCTTTTCAGAAATCGAACAACATCAGCTAATCATGAGACAAGAACCAATAATTGAAAGATATACATCGCAAATGATTGATAATCATTTATGCGAAATATTAGTTCCGGTTCAGTAAAGTTTACGAATTGATTTCTCAGAATTAACGCTTACTGCAAAATAAGAGGTTGGGACATAACTAAACAAATTTAAGGAACAGAGGAAAGGTGTTCATAAATTTTTGCTATTATAGGAACTTAGCCATTCTTGCTTTTGCAAAAATAAAAAATTAGAAGTGTTCACTAGTTGTTGATAGCGAAGGCGGTGAATCCTGCTCAGAACGCACACACCGTAAGACGCGGACAACAACAGCGCAGCAAAAAAGTGTTAGATTGAACCTAATCAATCTAACACTTTTTGTACATTTTATTAATTTACATTTTGCAAAATTTTACCGTCATTCATTTTAATGACTTGGTCTGTATACATAAGCATTTCTTCATCATGTGTAACCATTAACGTCGTTATATTTAATGATTTAGTAAGATTTCGAATTAACTCCATTACGTCCTTCGATCGTTTCGAATCCAGACTTGCTGTTGGCTCATCCGCAAAGAGCACTTTCGGTTTATGAATAATCGCTCGGGCAATAGCAACTCGCTGCTTCTCCCCACCTGATAATGAAGAAGGATAGGCATTTTTACGATGATCCATCCCTACTAAATTTAAAATACGCTCTACCTCTCTTTGCTGCTCGTGTTTCTTTAATGGCGATTCAGAAACTTCCAACATCAGCAGAAGCTGTTCTTCTACTGTAAGAAACGGCACTAAATGTGCAAATTGAAAGACAAAGCCAAATTTACTTGCCCGTACTTGACGAACTTGATCTGCACTCAATGTCGTCATGTTTTTCCCTTCAAAGATTACCTGCCCATCGGTTGTAGGTTGCAAACCTGCTGCAATCGTTAGTAGTGTACTTTTACCAGAACCTGAAGCGCCCACTAATGCTGTTACTTCTCCTTCTTTCAGGGTCAGGTTAATGCCTTTTAATATTTCTTCCTGCACTTCACCATTTGTAAACGTTTTTCTAACATTCTCCATTGTAAATTGTGTCATATTAGACCTCTCCTTGTTGTATCGCTTGTAATGGTTGAATTTTTTTAATTTGGATACCAGAAATAGTAGCTCCGATAAATCCAATAATAAGGAATACAATCGACAATTGTGTTATTGTAGCAAAACTTAAACTAAATGGCATTCCTTGTGGTGCAAACTGATTAAAAACTTGGCTTAGTGTAATTGATAGCACCAGAGAAATCGCAGTAATCACAATCATTTGCGTCCAAATCATTTTGAATAACTTACTTGTTTTTAAACCAATTGCTTTTAAAATACCATATAAGCCAATCTTCTGAACGTTCATCATATAGAAAAAGATTGCAAACAGCATGCCACTAATGACAACTAAAAACCAGACAATCATATTAAGAGACATTTGTTCTGCGCTATAACTCGGTATCGTATTTAAAAAATCACTTTTTGAAAAAGCTTGTAATCCTGTATACGCTTGTGAGGTATCCCCATCTGGTGTAAACACTAATTGCATTTCTTTAACTCGATAAATTTCTTGGTAATCTTCCATACTAATATAGGCTACTGGCGCATGGCTATATTTCTTTTGTTCAACAAAATCTTTTACAATAAACTTGCCACTAAACTGATTGTTTGTTACTGTATCGCCTATTTGTATTCCTTTTTCCTTTAATGAGCTATCTAAAATAATTTCTTCATGTTTGACATTTGCAAATAACGGCGAGTCGGTAGCTGTTACAAATGCCACGCTTTGCTGCTTCCCTGCCTTATCATTAATAAAGCCCATTTGAATAGAAAAGGCGACAGCATCTTTTTGTTTGCTTAAAATTTCATCTTGGGTACTGCTATCTATTCTAGAAAGATTATATGTTTCATCTGCATCTTCGTTCATGTAAAACTGCCCCGCTGGTAAATCTTTAATAAGCGCAGCATTGTCTTGCGATAATCCATTTGCCAAACCCGAAATAATAAAGGTTAATAAACTCACCAGAAAAACAATCGAACCTAAAATTACAAATCGTACTTTATTTTTCTTCATTTCTTTTAAAGCCAGGTTCATTTTAAACCCCTCCTATTTCTTTTTACATTCTTAGAATATAGAGTCAACATGAACACAACATGAACTGAACATGAACGGAAGATGAACTAAACATTACAGTTGAACATCGCTGCCGCTTCCTACTCAAACAAAAATAAAAAACCTTCTACGCATAATGACGTGGAAGATTTTGTAAATGGGGATAGAAGCTCGTTTACCGCAGTAAAGCTAAACGGCTAGAATAACGCTCCTAAAAGAATCGTTACAAGTAATGTTTTTGAATTACTTGCATTAATTTATTGGCATTTTCTTCGCTAATTGAGAACATCGTTTGTCTAAAGTTAAAACCTTGTCCACAAATAGTTTTCATTTCTGAAGCGCTTAATGGACGCTTTAATATACAAAAATCTTGTAAAGGTGTATTTGTCTCTGCATTAGCATAGCCATTATAATCTTGCTTGTTATATTTACCCGAACCTTTTCCGTATCCTACAATTCCAGCGCCGCTTTTATAAAGGAATACAATATCGCCCTTTTGAATCTTTTCTATTTTTTCTTGCCATCCTTTATGATAAGCCGCTGCTTTCATTCCAGTTAACATTTCATCTGTCGTTAGCGGATTATTGTTATGATTCGTGTTTAAAACGTAGGCGCTACTCTCATATTCTAAATAACTTTCAATTGGAGAATACATATTAAACTCAATATAATGTTCACCATTCACTTCAAATATCCAGTAGACAATGGCATCAATAGTCAAACCGTTCTTCTTCCAATAAATAATTGCTTCTACCGTTTGTTGGTCTAAGCCATTTGTCATAACAATGAAATGTTGCTTATTATTAAACATCTCTTGGGTAATTTGATTACTTGCGTCTTTACCAAAATACTCTTTATGAGCGTCCATTAACGATATATTGCCTTGGCTATATTTAAGGTATTTTTCATTGAGCTCATCGTAACTACTATTGCCGAATAATTGACCATATCTTAATACTTGTAACAAATTCTCTTGATTTGAACCCCATCTTTTCAATTCAAATATGTATAAATCGCCATCTTTATCAACAGCTAAAATATCGGGTTCTTCTTGTCTTGGACGCTCGTTA
This DNA window, taken from Lysinibacillus sp. FSL M8-0337, encodes the following:
- a CDS encoding ABC transporter permease — its product is MNLALKEMKKNKVRFVILGSIVFLVSLLTFIISGLANGLSQDNAALIKDLPAGQFYMNEDADETYNLSRIDSSTQDEILSKQKDAVAFSIQMGFINDKAGKQQSVAFVTATDSPLFANVKHEEIILDSSLKEKGIQIGDTVTNNQFSGKFIVKDFVEQKKYSHAPVAYISMEDYQEIYRVKEMQLVFTPDGDTSQAYTGLQAFSKSDFLNTIPSYSAEQMSLNMIVWFLVVISGMLFAIFFYMMNVQKIGLYGILKAIGLKTSKLFKMIWTQMIVITAISLVLSITLSQVFNQFAPQGMPFSLSFATITQLSIVFLIIGFIGATISGIQIKKIQPLQAIQQGEV
- a CDS encoding GyrI-like domain-containing protein, producing MKITIEELPASKIAFFRNVGEYGERQNKGLMESFKQWAHLNDLLNQSAIFGIAQDNPEITPKEQCRYDVGIMIHENFHVSKPAHVGTFSGGKYAVFLLDHTKEAISTFWNTVFSEIEQHQLIMRQEPIIERYTSQMIDNHLCEILVPVQ
- a CDS encoding IS3 family transposase (programmed frameshift), coding for MAKFSGEEKLNAVLRYLNGNESARSIAKEIGVLHPNLLTWVKHYKQRGVDAFVKQYTNYSAQFKLDVLNFMIEHGTSLTETAAIFHIVAPSTLCVWRKQFETKGFDALQSRKKGRPSMKKETNKQPKQVLVEGSPEALRAEIDRLRMENDYFKKVECLSSSQGKITKEDKVKVIYELRYKYPVKALVAFAKIPRSTYYDLVKKMNRPDSDAELKAEIQAIYNEHEGRYGYRRIRDELANRGQKVNHKKVQRMMKELGLKCIVRMKKYKSYKGTVGKIADNILNRNFKADAPNEKWVTDITEFKLFGEKLYLSPVLDLFNGEIITYTIGSRPTYSLVSEMLEKALARLPEEHKLLMHSDQGWHYQMKQYRHALKAKGVVQSMSRKGNCHDNSVMENFFGIMKSEFLYLKEFESVEQFKIELEQYMNYYNTKRIKAKLKLSPVQYRTQFIQAA
- a CDS encoding 3-hydroxyacyl-CoA dehydrogenase, with amino-acid sequence MNYQNITVAGSGVLGSQIAYQSAFKGFNVTVYDINDDALKNAQERITKLKPLYQHDLGATQEEVDAAYARLSFNSDLADAVANADLVIEAIPEVVKIKTEFYTNLGKVAPAKTIFATNSSTLLPSQFAEATGRPEKFLALHFANTIWVNNTAEIMKHPGTDMKVFDEVVEFARAIGMVPLPLYKEQPGYILNSLLVPFLDAAEMLLVKEVADPETIDKTWMIGTGAPLGPFAILDVVGINTAHNIVEAKAAATGDENMKKLANLLKTEYIDKGKLGRATGEGFYQYPNPSFAKPDFLKG
- a CDS encoding MerR family transcriptional regulator, coding for MTSVNSTTWHYNIKQVSEVTGLSKQVIRKWEERYQLVEPKRLDNGHRVYTEQDIQILLKVRKLSQQGYSIKQAATVVKTMEPEQESDSKPIPVPTIQHEMNDYVFLLLEKGAHCDEIEINRILQDAHYALGLPKFLSTVVIPLLHEVGMRWEKAEWSEYQEAVITMVIRDYLVQIRRNYQYKDNAPLIMGACLPGEYHEVPLHILLLQAMLLGWKSFLIGSSPALGAIESLVSKFQPQIVILSALTTMPFEMHPALLQQLEDFASKYPSIQFYLGGAGAIEYTKDKDLHFITIAQTIEEVFQ
- a CDS encoding S-layer homology domain-containing protein — translated: MKKTILAGALSIACFTGGFATQAQAQGNDNIANIIHPNQVVVATNQAQSMSYQDIYKMLLLSELGIDNPDNMTVVTTKNSITLKVSLKAVMDSYSDGTNLYPEGEKEFKENYEEIKKLFGDAMQMRFIQSGNSYKAEVYAEGKWQTASNEDVNDWLTVLNRADFDLKPGGYFTDAIGHWAESYIQLLYQAGIVTGVTDTTFNPNGQVTRGQLAAMIFRASGLDVNEDYEGPATYKDMQGFWGAKEVAILQEYGLLEIFDGENFEPNKPATREEMAHVTASYLESVEFDVEKANKNNTFTDKGDMRQEAVASIGLLQQLGIIEGANGKFNPKGNLTRAQFTKILSLTLMTVNK
- a CDS encoding globin-coupled sensor protein, producing MAKWWKRKLEASKDELFSLEDGFEPVIELSTMPELEKQMVLIGLKREDLYIIKACQPFVRDGIEEVTAVFYQNILAVPSLRKIIEERTQIDRLKKTLGNYLIAMFDGAFNVEAIERKRKLARMHFKIGLEPKWYMGTFQHIQEAIINLIVKEMTAPALREQIMLTISKLINLEMQIVLEEYEKENVKIRNDQYNHIKNELKQKISLISQDLANLTEETNSSIDEVDVQTTMIAQVIERNVETVHHINQDADVGNQHVMKLEQEMRHIYNRTEEMGALIGNLKVSSDRIIDIVLLVKAIADQTNLLALNASIEAARAGEHGKGFAVVAQEVRNLAEQSKQSVEEITKLVQTSTTLTMRAVEMIDRIEESVADGVEAAVETQSKFHDILQAIVENERCIVQVETDVKNLEKVIGSIGNETRTVASTADSLYQTAMHL
- a CDS encoding zinc transporter family protein — its product is MILGGFLFFSVSIGGTIAWVFSKLFQHTTQGLSLLCGGFLVGLLILDIIPSSFQMYKSFGIILGILIGYLVFQLLSSLFHPTNYQNPSVSLLAIAMVIHTIPISLTVGNLLGNSALSITITASIILHHLPEGFALTTAFLSQSEKLWKLFIYFIGFSIFFIIFILIGQYWDLTIRAQGILMGLSIGLIGTASISEFILHHVQTVTLKAFLTYILLGYFLSYMFHVLAG
- a CDS encoding ABC transporter ATP-binding protein produces the protein MTQFTMENVRKTFTNGEVQEEILKGINLTLKEGEVTALVGASGSGKSTLLTIAAGLQPTTDGQVIFEGKNMTTLSADQVRQVRASKFGFVFQFAHLVPFLTVEEQLLLMLEVSESPLKKHEQQREVERILNLVGMDHRKNAYPSSLSGGEKQRVAIARAIIHKPKVLFADEPTASLDSKRSKDVMELIRNLTKSLNITTLMVTHDEEMLMYTDQVIKMNDGKILQNVN